A region from the Sutcliffiella horikoshii genome encodes:
- a CDS encoding Lrp/AsnC family transcriptional regulator, whose protein sequence is MQLTEKELDLLQIIEENGRMNIDVLSKMMELTEAETENMLQKLEEQRIVVEYGAVIDWRKVDNFEGVTAMIDVKVTPKREVGFDEIAKNIYRFPEVKSVYLMSGAYDLSVVIEGKSLSQVANFVSEKLSTLDSVISTTTHFILKKYKHDGTIFDQGEDDRRIVVSP, encoded by the coding sequence ATGCAATTAACGGAAAAAGAATTGGACTTGCTCCAGATTATTGAAGAAAACGGAAGAATGAATATAGATGTACTTTCCAAAATGATGGAACTGACAGAAGCGGAAACTGAGAATATGCTGCAAAAGTTGGAAGAACAAAGAATCGTCGTTGAATATGGGGCGGTGATAGATTGGCGCAAGGTCGACAACTTTGAAGGTGTGACAGCGATGATTGACGTGAAGGTGACTCCGAAGCGTGAGGTAGGTTTCGATGAGATAGCTAAAAATATTTATCGGTTCCCTGAAGTCAAATCTGTTTATTTGATGTCGGGAGCGTATGACTTATCAGTCGTAATAGAAGGGAAATCACTCTCCCAGGTTGCAAATTTCGTTTCTGAAAAGCTTTCTACACTGGACTCGGTAATCTCTACAACTACCCACTTTATTTTAAAGAAATATAAGCATGATGGAACCATCTTTGATCAGGGAGAAGATGACCGCCGAATTGTGGTGTCCC
- a CDS encoding alpha/beta fold hydrolase, with translation MQTNQFTTNIAGINVFYEFHHDSPFINKPTLVLIHGFLSSSFSFRRLIPLLTKEYTVLAIDLPPFGKSEKSKKFVYSYENMAKVVISLLEKLGINRTVLIGHSMGGQISLNISNQKPELVEKVVLLCSSGYLKRMSRSVIYSSRIPYFYIWLKYWLARQGPIQNLLNVVYDHSLIDEEMIAGYTEPFYDDQIFVALTRMIRDREGDLAAEILRKIETPSLLIWGEEDKVVPLEVGKRLHRDLPNSRLITYKKTGHLLPEEKPQDVFDNILDFLQTSP, from the coding sequence ATGCAAACCAATCAATTTACGACTAATATTGCAGGAATCAATGTGTTTTATGAATTTCACCATGACTCTCCCTTTATCAATAAACCGACACTTGTCCTTATCCATGGGTTTCTTTCTTCCTCCTTCAGTTTTCGTCGCTTAATTCCATTGTTGACGAAAGAATACACAGTACTCGCCATTGATCTACCGCCATTTGGCAAAAGCGAAAAATCCAAAAAATTTGTTTATTCATATGAGAATATGGCTAAAGTGGTGATTTCCCTTCTTGAAAAGCTGGGGATAAACCGCACTGTTTTAATCGGTCATTCAATGGGGGGACAGATTTCTTTAAATATCAGCAATCAGAAACCCGAACTTGTAGAAAAAGTCGTCCTGTTGTGCAGTTCAGGCTATTTAAAAAGGATGAGCAGGTCTGTCATCTACTCTTCGCGAATCCCATATTTCTATATTTGGTTGAAATATTGGCTGGCGAGACAGGGCCCAATCCAGAACTTATTGAACGTGGTATATGATCATTCTTTAATTGATGAGGAGATGATCGCAGGATATACGGAACCTTTCTATGACGATCAAATTTTTGTGGCCTTGACTAGAATGATTCGCGATCGGGAAGGTGATCTTGCTGCGGAGATATTAAGAAAGATTGAAACACCGAGTCTTTTGATATGGGGGGAAGAGGATAAAGTTGTTCCTTTAGAGGTCGGAAAGAGACTCCATAGAGACTTGCCAAATTCCAGGTTGATCACCTATAAAAAAACGGGGCATCTTCTACCTGAAGAAAAGCCGCAAGATGTGTTTGATAACATTCTGGACTTTCTGCAAACTTCCCCATAA
- a CDS encoding DUF1871 family protein has protein sequence MIKASVNVRLMENLLQWDPLGYGVDAYDTECVDVVQAVHELDDIDQLAKKIQAIYEFSFEQFIPISKCKDKAKELMMIKNEEDSCSL, from the coding sequence ATGATAAAAGCCAGTGTGAATGTTAGGTTAATGGAAAACTTATTGCAATGGGATCCACTTGGGTATGGTGTGGATGCCTACGATACGGAATGTGTGGATGTTGTACAAGCAGTGCATGAACTTGATGATATAGACCAATTAGCCAAAAAAATTCAAGCTATTTATGAATTCTCCTTTGAGCAATTTATTCCCATTTCCAAATGCAAGGACAAAGCGAAAGAGCTAATGATGATAAAAAATGAAGAGGATTCTTGTTCTCTATAA